One part of the Gemmatimonas sp. genome encodes these proteins:
- a CDS encoding DUF1707 domain-containing protein — protein sequence MHSPYAPLPVTEAHRDRVVRLLAAAFANDLLSVEQLDGRLAAAYRVRTPAELQQLLVDPADPSRSLEDWQRCFTAEGVVPERGAAVAVAGGFGVKGGWLVPRQLKVWAVAGGGELDLREARFAPGMTEIEVVAFMGGVELVLPEGVRLEVVGAAFLGGFEYKAGAAVEDPAAPLVRVSGAAIMGGVDITRGRREYKNERQYLAALARATEIQRGG from the coding sequence ATGCACTCTCCTTACGCTCCCCTCCCCGTCACGGAGGCGCACCGTGACCGGGTCGTCCGGTTGCTCGCCGCGGCCTTTGCGAACGACCTGCTTTCGGTGGAGCAGCTCGATGGGCGACTGGCGGCCGCCTATCGGGTGCGTACGCCGGCCGAGTTGCAGCAGCTGCTGGTCGACCCGGCCGATCCCTCGCGATCGCTGGAGGATTGGCAGCGCTGCTTCACCGCCGAAGGGGTCGTGCCCGAGCGCGGTGCCGCGGTGGCCGTGGCCGGCGGATTCGGCGTCAAGGGCGGGTGGCTGGTGCCACGCCAGCTCAAGGTGTGGGCGGTGGCCGGCGGCGGAGAGCTCGACCTGCGGGAGGCGCGTTTTGCGCCAGGCATGACGGAGATCGAGGTGGTGGCGTTCATGGGGGGCGTCGAGCTCGTGCTCCCCGAAGGCGTGCGCCTCGAGGTGGTGGGCGCCGCCTTCCTTGGCGGCTTCGAGTACAAGGCCGGCGCCGCCGTGGAGGACCCGGCCGCGCCGTTGGTGCGCGTGAGCGGCGCGGCGATCATGGGCGGCGTTGACATCACGCGCGGCCGCCGTGAGTACAAAAATGAGCGGCAGTATCTGGCCGCCCTCGCGCGCGCCACCGAGATTCAGCGGGGCGGCTGA
- a CDS encoding amidase, with amino-acid sequence MDSTPFEFLEHAEAELMAMEHDAAATGVERREFVFRSLVAAAASTLGVRSLGAQSPQAYFDATAGLIARPARRQPPAQEPVALGNGEAPALQFMPYPEGTGALMERMVARHGVKAFARSTFTVEPWVGAAPTAPEALAFLPAHRLSALIKARKITSRQITDIYLDRLEKLNPTLNCVVTLMKESARAEADAMDRELAAGKSRGPLHGVPYGLKDLFATKNAPTSWGTGDLKDQQFDYDADIVVRLRNAGAVLLAKLSTGLFAQNDWWYGGRTNNPWNPTIGSSGSSAGPGSATAAGLVAFAIGTETQGSIVSPSIRNGISALRPTYGRVSRHGGMVLSWSQDRVGPMCRTAEDCAMVFNVLHGMDPKDASTVTTPFTFERNIALAKLRIGVDPNAPTELVEKLKSLGMVPRPIGARPTVAGMGGGGLNAEYAAAFDSYVQRKAKEFNLDLNALPARPATGPGANGPFGNTPPQRPRGIGEGEPNPMAAADWNPRFLGGRTLRAFDFVNNQRRRLLLVQKWGAFMKELDGFIGAPNADVGPNAQTGHPCAVLPYKFDVPQFGGGGPRGNDSTPAPVYKAQPICGVITGNLYADDIILSVAHQFQKATDFHTRRPAL; translated from the coding sequence GTGGACAGCACCCCGTTCGAATTCCTGGAGCACGCTGAAGCCGAGCTGATGGCGATGGAGCACGACGCCGCCGCTACCGGCGTCGAGCGTCGCGAATTCGTCTTCCGCTCGTTGGTGGCGGCGGCGGCCAGTACCCTCGGCGTGCGGTCGCTCGGCGCGCAGTCACCGCAAGCCTACTTCGATGCCACGGCCGGGCTGATCGCCCGCCCGGCGCGGCGGCAGCCACCAGCGCAGGAACCGGTGGCGCTCGGCAACGGCGAAGCACCAGCGCTGCAGTTCATGCCGTATCCCGAGGGCACCGGTGCTCTCATGGAGCGCATGGTGGCGCGGCACGGGGTGAAGGCGTTCGCGCGCAGCACGTTCACGGTGGAGCCGTGGGTGGGGGCAGCACCCACGGCGCCCGAGGCTCTCGCCTTCCTGCCGGCGCATCGCCTGTCGGCGCTCATCAAGGCGCGCAAGATCACGTCGCGGCAGATCACCGACATCTACCTCGATCGGCTCGAGAAGCTCAATCCCACGCTCAACTGCGTGGTGACGCTCATGAAGGAGTCGGCGCGCGCGGAGGCCGACGCCATGGACCGCGAGCTCGCGGCGGGCAAGTCGCGCGGACCACTGCACGGGGTGCCGTATGGCCTCAAGGATCTCTTTGCCACGAAGAACGCCCCCACGTCGTGGGGGACCGGTGACCTCAAGGATCAGCAGTTCGACTACGACGCCGACATCGTCGTCCGCCTGCGCAACGCCGGCGCGGTACTGCTGGCGAAGCTCTCCACCGGCCTGTTCGCGCAGAACGACTGGTGGTACGGCGGTCGCACCAACAATCCGTGGAACCCCACCATTGGGTCGAGTGGCTCCTCGGCCGGCCCCGGGTCGGCCACGGCTGCCGGACTGGTGGCGTTTGCTATTGGCACGGAAACGCAGGGGTCCATTGTGTCGCCCAGCATTCGCAACGGCATTAGCGCGCTGCGCCCCACGTACGGTCGCGTGAGTCGGCACGGCGGCATGGTGCTGTCGTGGTCGCAGGACCGCGTGGGGCCCATGTGCCGCACCGCCGAGGACTGCGCGATGGTGTTCAACGTGCTGCACGGCATGGATCCCAAGGACGCCAGCACCGTGACCACGCCGTTCACCTTCGAGCGCAACATTGCCCTCGCCAAGTTGCGCATTGGCGTGGATCCGAATGCGCCAACGGAACTGGTGGAGAAGCTCAAAAGTCTGGGGATGGTCCCCAGGCCCATTGGGGCACGTCCCACGGTGGCGGGCATGGGTGGGGGCGGGCTCAATGCCGAATACGCGGCGGCGTTCGACAGTTACGTGCAGCGCAAGGCGAAGGAGTTCAACCTCGACCTCAACGCGCTCCCGGCGCGCCCCGCCACGGGCCCCGGTGCCAACGGGCCATTCGGCAACACGCCGCCGCAGCGTCCCCGAGGCATCGGCGAGGGGGAGCCCAACCCCATGGCGGCGGCCGATTGGAATCCGCGCTTCCTGGGGGGGCGCACCCTACGCGCCTTCGACTTCGTGAACAACCAGCGTCGCCGCCTGCTGCTGGTGCAGAAGTGGGGCGCGTTCATGAAGGAGCTGGATGGCTTCATTGGCGCCCCCAACGCCGACGTGGGCCCCAACGCGCAAACCGGTCATCCGTGTGCGGTGCTGCCGTACAAGTTCGACGTGCCGCAGTTCGGTGGCGGCGGGCCACGTGGCAACGACAGCACGCCGGCGCCGGTGTACAAGGCGCAGCCCATTTGCGGCGTGATCACGGGCAACCTGTACGCCGACGACATCATCCTCTCGGTGGCGCACCAGTTCCAGAAAGCCACCGACTTTCACACCCGGCGCCCGGCGCTGTAA
- a CDS encoding S8 family serine peptidase translates to MPIPVRLIAGRPATILFAALLSACARATPTPVPAPAAQPPVVQPPITVSPAPAPPPAPAAADTARADWHRLDYDSDGVLGVGSERALRELLAGRQPQREVLVAVIDGGIDTAHTYLRGRLWRNAREVAGNGRDDDANGYTDDVWGWNYMVTPTGQAVGAETFELTRLYAACRGTGAGRGVARPSAARCDTIATAYRDKVDEVTGTLGQIRGIERVLTQVTAALEGPVGAPLTRSTVQAFVPTNAQQEQAKRTWLQLDANGLGPASIADARKAYESQATHGLDSSYFPRAVNAPGSADVTGPDAGHGTHVAGIIGAERNPANAMMGIAPNVRLMALRAVPDGDERDEDVARAIRYAVDQGAQIVNMSFGKAFSPNKAAVDSAVRYAQSKGVLLVHAAGNDGENNDVVPSFPTPALGSGGRATLWLEVGASSWKGTSRLATSFSNYGQQQVDLFAPGEDMLSTVPGGGVKREDGTSMAAPVVSGVAALLLAYFPTLTPADVRDIIVQSVRTFPGATVALPGGSGQQVPFASLSRTGGLVDAYAAVKLALQREALRP, encoded by the coding sequence ATGCCGATTCCTGTGCGACTGATTGCCGGCCGCCCGGCCACCATTCTGTTCGCGGCGCTGCTCTCGGCGTGCGCCCGCGCCACACCCACGCCGGTCCCGGCGCCCGCCGCGCAGCCCCCGGTGGTGCAGCCACCCATCACCGTGTCACCGGCACCCGCCCCCCCCCCGGCGCCAGCCGCCGCCGACACGGCGCGTGCCGACTGGCATCGCCTCGACTACGACAGTGATGGCGTGCTGGGCGTGGGCTCCGAGCGTGCCCTGCGCGAGCTGCTCGCCGGGCGCCAGCCGCAGCGTGAGGTGCTCGTGGCGGTCATCGATGGGGGCATCGACACTGCCCACACCTATCTGCGCGGGCGCCTGTGGCGCAACGCCAGGGAGGTGGCGGGGAATGGCCGCGACGATGATGCCAACGGGTACACGGACGACGTCTGGGGGTGGAACTACATGGTGACGCCCACCGGTCAGGCCGTGGGCGCCGAAACGTTCGAGCTGACGCGCCTGTACGCGGCATGCCGTGGCACCGGCGCCGGTCGTGGCGTGGCGCGTCCTTCGGCTGCCCGCTGCGACACGATCGCCACGGCGTATCGCGACAAGGTGGACGAGGTAACCGGTACCCTCGGCCAGATTCGCGGCATCGAGCGCGTGCTCACCCAGGTGACGGCGGCACTCGAAGGACCGGTGGGGGCGCCGCTGACGCGCAGCACGGTGCAGGCCTTCGTGCCCACCAATGCCCAGCAGGAGCAGGCCAAGCGCACCTGGCTGCAGCTCGACGCCAATGGGCTGGGTCCGGCGTCCATCGCCGACGCCAGAAAGGCGTACGAAAGTCAGGCCACCCACGGACTCGACAGCAGCTACTTCCCGCGTGCCGTGAATGCCCCCGGCTCCGCCGATGTGACCGGCCCCGACGCGGGACACGGGACCCACGTGGCGGGGATCATCGGGGCGGAGCGCAACCCGGCCAACGCCATGATGGGAATTGCCCCCAACGTGCGCCTCATGGCGCTGCGTGCGGTGCCCGATGGTGACGAGCGCGACGAGGACGTGGCACGCGCCATCCGCTACGCGGTGGACCAGGGCGCGCAGATCGTGAACATGAGCTTCGGCAAGGCATTCTCGCCCAACAAGGCGGCGGTGGATAGCGCGGTACGCTACGCGCAGTCGAAGGGCGTGCTGCTGGTGCACGCCGCCGGCAACGATGGCGAAAACAACGATGTGGTGCCCTCCTTCCCCACGCCGGCGCTGGGCAGCGGCGGCCGCGCCACGCTGTGGCTCGAGGTGGGCGCGAGTTCGTGGAAGGGCACGTCGCGGCTGGCCACGAGCTTCAGCAACTACGGCCAGCAGCAGGTGGATCTCTTCGCGCCGGGCGAGGACATGCTCAGCACGGTGCCGGGCGGTGGTGTGAAGCGGGAGGACGGCACCAGCATGGCAGCGCCGGTGGTGTCGGGGGTGGCCGCCCTGCTGCTCGCGTACTTCCCGACGCTCACACCGGCCGACGTGCGCGACATCATCGTGCAGTCGGTACGCACCTTCCCGGGGGCCACGGTGGCGCTTCCGGGGGGGAGCGGGCAGCAGGTGCCCTTTGCGTCCCTGTCGCGCACCGGTGGGCTCGTCGATGCGTACGCCGCGGTGAAGCTGGCGCTGCAGCGCGAGGCCCTGCGCCCGTAG
- a CDS encoding NYN domain-containing protein, with amino-acid sequence MATRAMVFIDGTWLAVTANRLADQHGLQGRTGGPLDFGALPRVCAQAIAAQMATTAGLDVVRTHYFGSIATNFDAVDQDAVQRRSEFFDSLRRHHRYEVYRYETDYRGHRVRRTPGEEGFVPQEKAVDVGLATALLEMAAVSAYDIAIVVCGDRDFVPALQAVRRLGKRVAIVSARGSCSREFSDPNDPMRVRDFDPLWLDLLWSQVVAPGARSLRSAGELASGQGPDLAGEFADEGEVPGSGEEGHPMAARGTAGALADSPYSDERDSSALSGVVTKVHANGYGFVRGDDGADYYFRRSDLADVTDFLRLERFRTRLTFRVSELARPGQAGRAASLVVSGVQEASVPVSPRPAFSAAPSPGLTDDLWALDPFAAPVRREAASVASAEAVEAVEAVESTMVTGGVTGEAAEAATSPVEREVTLAAPVAGDVAPAATEGMAEIGADEAAAAVAPRKKRVSRKALPA; translated from the coding sequence ATGGCGACGCGCGCAATGGTGTTCATCGATGGGACGTGGCTGGCCGTGACCGCCAACCGCCTGGCCGACCAGCATGGCCTGCAGGGGCGCACCGGGGGGCCGCTCGACTTTGGCGCGTTGCCGCGCGTGTGTGCGCAGGCGATTGCCGCCCAAATGGCCACCACCGCCGGCCTCGATGTCGTGCGGACGCATTACTTCGGCTCCATCGCCACCAATTTCGACGCGGTCGATCAGGACGCGGTGCAGCGGCGCAGTGAGTTCTTCGATAGCCTGCGGCGTCACCATCGCTACGAGGTGTATCGCTACGAGACCGACTACCGGGGGCATCGCGTACGGCGCACCCCCGGCGAGGAGGGCTTCGTGCCGCAGGAAAAAGCGGTCGATGTGGGGCTGGCCACCGCGCTGCTCGAGATGGCGGCGGTGTCGGCGTACGACATTGCCATCGTGGTGTGCGGTGATCGTGACTTCGTGCCGGCGCTGCAGGCGGTGCGCCGGTTGGGCAAGCGCGTGGCCATCGTGAGTGCACGTGGCAGCTGCTCGCGCGAGTTCAGCGATCCCAACGACCCCATGCGGGTGCGCGACTTCGACCCGCTGTGGCTGGATCTGTTGTGGAGCCAGGTCGTGGCGCCCGGCGCGCGCTCGCTCCGCTCGGCCGGGGAGTTGGCGTCCGGTCAAGGCCCCGATTTGGCGGGTGAGTTCGCGGACGAGGGTGAGGTGCCCGGGAGTGGGGAGGAGGGCCATCCCATGGCCGCGCGTGGCACGGCGGGGGCACTGGCCGATTCGCCTTACAGTGACGAGCGCGACAGCAGTGCACTCAGCGGCGTGGTGACCAAGGTGCACGCCAACGGCTACGGCTTCGTACGCGGCGACGACGGGGCCGACTACTACTTCCGCCGCTCCGATCTTGCCGATGTCACCGACTTTCTGCGCCTCGAGCGCTTCCGCACGCGGCTCACGTTCCGGGTGAGCGAGCTGGCGCGACCGGGGCAGGCAGGGCGCGCCGCCTCGCTGGTGGTGAGCGGTGTGCAGGAAGCCTCGGTACCGGTGTCGCCGCGGCCGGCGTTCTCAGCGGCGCCATCGCCGGGACTGACCGACGACCTCTGGGCGCTCGACCCGTTTGCGGCGCCGGTGCGGCGGGAGGCGGCCTCGGTGGCCAGTGCCGAGGCCGTCGAGGCCGTCGAGGCCGTCGAGTCCACGATGGTGACTGGGGGAGTCACGGGAGAGGCGGCGGAAGCGGCCACATCACCGGTGGAACGCGAGGTCACGCTGGCCGCACCGGTAGCCGGCGATGTGGCGCCGGCGGCGACCGAGGGGATGGCCGAGATCGGTGCAGACGAGGCAGCCGCCGCGGTGGCGCCGCGGAAGAAGCGCGTTTCGCGCAAGGCGCTGCCGGCGTAG
- the ilvD gene encoding dihydroxy-acid dehydratase, giving the protein MSESKRPSRHAMQGPERAPHRAFYYAMGLNEEQVARPLVGVVSSWNEAAPCNIALKRQAEVAKRGVIAGGGTPREFCTITVTDGIAMGHAGMKASLVSRDVIADSIELTVRGHCYDALVGIAGCDKTLPGMMMAMVRLDVPSVFLYGGSILPGRHRDRDVTVLDVFEAVGAYAAGTMSLEELTALEKVACPGAGSCGGQYTANSMAYVSEAIGLALPGSASPPAAYETRDRYAEAAGETVMRLLRDGLRPRQIVTRRSLENAAAVVAATGGSTNATLHLPAMAHECGIDFDLFDVAEVFKRTPLIADLKPGGRYLAKDVHDIGGAGVVLKALLDGGFLHGDCITVTGKTLAENLADVVVPGNQRVVMPVSQALSPTGGLVGLRGNLAPDGAIVKVAGLAHLVHSGPARVFDSEEACFAAVMERQYEKNDVLVIRYEGPRGGPGMREMLSTTSAIYGQGMGEHVALITDGRFSGATRGLCVGHVGPEAAVGGPLALLRDGDIIDIDASVGTLTVRLSDDELAARRATWEPRQTDYQSGAIWRYAQTVGPARYGAVTHPGARAETHVYADA; this is encoded by the coding sequence ATGTCCGAATCGAAGCGTCCCAGTCGTCATGCCATGCAAGGTCCCGAGCGCGCACCGCATCGGGCGTTCTACTATGCCATGGGGCTCAACGAGGAGCAGGTGGCGCGCCCCCTCGTGGGCGTCGTGTCCAGCTGGAACGAGGCCGCGCCATGCAACATTGCGCTCAAGCGACAGGCTGAAGTGGCCAAGCGTGGGGTCATCGCGGGAGGCGGGACGCCGCGCGAGTTCTGCACCATCACGGTGACCGATGGCATCGCCATGGGGCATGCCGGCATGAAGGCGTCGCTGGTGAGCCGCGACGTGATTGCCGACAGCATTGAACTCACCGTGCGCGGACATTGCTACGATGCGCTCGTCGGCATTGCGGGGTGCGACAAGACGCTCCCGGGCATGATGATGGCCATGGTACGACTCGACGTGCCCAGTGTGTTCCTCTATGGCGGCTCCATTCTGCCGGGGCGGCATCGGGATCGCGACGTCACGGTGCTTGACGTGTTCGAGGCGGTGGGGGCCTACGCGGCGGGCACGATGTCGCTCGAGGAGTTGACGGCACTCGAGAAGGTGGCCTGCCCGGGGGCCGGGTCCTGCGGCGGCCAGTACACCGCCAACAGCATGGCGTACGTCAGCGAAGCCATTGGCCTGGCGCTCCCCGGCTCGGCGAGTCCGCCGGCAGCATACGAGACGCGCGATCGCTACGCGGAGGCGGCCGGCGAGACCGTCATGCGGTTGCTGCGGGACGGGCTGCGCCCACGGCAGATCGTGACGCGACGCTCACTCGAGAACGCCGCCGCGGTGGTGGCGGCCACGGGCGGCTCCACCAATGCCACGCTGCATCTGCCCGCCATGGCCCACGAATGCGGCATCGACTTCGACCTGTTCGATGTGGCCGAGGTGTTCAAGCGCACGCCGCTCATTGCCGACCTCAAGCCGGGCGGGCGCTATCTCGCGAAGGATGTGCACGATATCGGCGGCGCGGGGGTCGTGCTCAAGGCGCTGCTCGACGGGGGCTTCCTGCACGGTGACTGCATCACGGTCACCGGCAAGACCCTCGCAGAAAACCTGGCCGATGTGGTGGTGCCCGGTAACCAGCGCGTGGTCATGCCGGTGTCGCAGGCCCTTTCTCCCACGGGGGGGCTCGTGGGGCTGCGCGGCAACCTCGCCCCCGATGGCGCCATCGTGAAGGTGGCCGGGCTTGCTCATCTGGTGCACAGCGGGCCGGCGCGCGTGTTCGACAGCGAGGAGGCGTGCTTTGCCGCCGTCATGGAGCGCCAGTACGAGAAGAACGACGTACTGGTGATTCGCTACGAGGGGCCGCGCGGCGGACCGGGGATGCGCGAGATGCTGAGCACGACCAGCGCGATTTACGGGCAGGGCATGGGCGAGCACGTGGCGCTCATCACCGACGGACGCTTCAGCGGCGCGACCCGCGGCCTCTGTGTCGGGCACGTGGGGCCCGAAGCCGCGGTGGGTGGCCCGTTGGCGCTGCTGCGCGACGGCGACATCATCGACATCGACGCCTCGGTGGGCACCCTCACGGTGCGCCTGTCGGACGATGAATTGGCTGCCCGTCGCGCCACCTGGGAGCCGCGACAGACCGACTACCAGAGCGGTGCGATCTGGCGCTACGCCCAGACCGTGGGACCGGCGCGCTACGGGGCGGTGACACATCCGGGGGCGCGCGCCGAGACGCATGTGTACGCGGATGCGTGA
- a CDS encoding DUF2911 domain-containing protein — MRTLRVLGAVSLLSVLAAAPALAQTRRAAPSTRATAELSLTLADTAAQRAAGKAALVRLDYGQPHLRGRKLLTDSLVPMGRVWRLGANAATLLTTDVELTMGGKSVAPGRYVAQLLPEPSGWTLILQQETTGAAQVNVAAYDKAKDYARIPLTATTASQSVESLSMAFVPSTAPGMQKGDLTIAWGTVMLRTEWSVK, encoded by the coding sequence ATGCGCACCCTGCGTGTTCTTGGCGCCGTTTCGCTGTTGTCCGTGCTCGCTGCCGCTCCTGCCCTGGCCCAGACGCGTCGCGCGGCGCCCAGCACGCGGGCCACGGCCGAGCTGTCACTGACGCTGGCCGATACCGCCGCGCAGCGCGCCGCGGGCAAGGCGGCGCTCGTGCGTCTCGACTACGGGCAGCCGCACCTGCGTGGCCGCAAGCTGCTCACCGACAGCCTGGTGCCCATGGGGCGCGTATGGCGGCTGGGTGCCAACGCCGCCACGCTGCTCACGACCGACGTCGAACTCACCATGGGCGGCAAGAGTGTGGCGCCCGGACGGTACGTGGCCCAGCTGCTCCCCGAACCGAGCGGCTGGACGCTCATTCTGCAGCAGGAGACCACCGGAGCGGCGCAGGTGAACGTGGCGGCCTACGACAAGGCCAAGGATTACGCGCGCATTCCGCTCACGGCCACGACGGCGTCACAGTCGGTGGAGAGCCTATCCATGGCCTTCGTGCCTTCCACCGCGCCCGGCATGCAGAAGGGCGATCTCACCATCGCGTGGGGCACGGTGATGCTGCGCACGGAGTGGTCGGTCAAGTAG
- a CDS encoding energy transducer TonB, translating into MPTSSDQRLTLRAFESTRRASWRALGQQSIGLGAEVVVLACFAFVGWLEQRARASSSAVDESVRFLAPFRRATPPPSQERLSFVGLGGAALANTAPETVPSDHGRQPVALAPAGAQLLEENSQLQPASDSPRAMTEIEVDSTAALDPSAEGPVYPHTLMQAGVQGVVYAQFVVDSTGYADTLTMQVLDKVDPLFVQAVRDALPRMRYKAAVFAGKRVNQLVQQAFVFRIQPAGAARPDTATSTSSRLEAIPGRYSAGSQPRDMRLPPDSLPTGAHAWTAPRSNSWSTLKPS; encoded by the coding sequence ATGCCGACCTCATCCGATCAGCGGCTGACCCTGCGCGCGTTCGAGTCCACTCGACGCGCGTCGTGGCGTGCCCTGGGGCAGCAATCGATTGGACTGGGGGCCGAGGTGGTCGTGCTGGCGTGCTTCGCCTTCGTGGGGTGGCTGGAGCAGCGGGCGCGGGCGTCGTCCTCGGCCGTCGATGAATCGGTGCGTTTTCTGGCGCCGTTTCGGCGCGCTACCCCGCCGCCGTCGCAGGAACGCCTGTCGTTTGTGGGGCTCGGTGGGGCGGCGCTCGCGAATACGGCGCCCGAAACCGTGCCCAGTGATCATGGCCGGCAGCCGGTGGCGCTCGCCCCCGCCGGCGCGCAGCTGCTCGAGGAGAATTCGCAGCTGCAGCCTGCGAGCGATTCGCCGCGGGCCATGACCGAGATCGAGGTGGATTCCACGGCCGCCCTCGACCCCAGCGCCGAAGGGCCCGTGTACCCACACACGCTCATGCAGGCCGGCGTGCAGGGCGTGGTGTACGCACAGTTCGTGGTGGACAGCACCGGCTACGCCGACACGCTCACCATGCAGGTGCTCGACAAGGTGGACCCGCTCTTCGTGCAGGCCGTGCGTGATGCGCTGCCGCGCATGCGCTACAAGGCGGCGGTGTTTGCCGGCAAGCGGGTGAACCAGCTCGTGCAGCAGGCCTTCGTGTTCCGCATTCAGCCGGCCGGCGCGGCGCGCCCCGACACCGCGACCAGCACGTCCTCTCGCCTTGAGGCGATCCCGGGGAGATATTCGGCCGGTTCGCAGCCGCGGGACATGCGGCTGCCCCCGGACTCTCTCCCCACTGGAGCGCACGCGTGGACAGCACCCCGTTCGAATTCCTGGAGCACGCTGAAGCCGAGCTGA